GAAGTGTTCACCCGCCCACACAGGCCACCCGACCTGCAGTGAAGTCCGGGGCGGCCCGCTACACTTCGGGGCATGAGCCTCGTCGGACAGCCCGCCCCGGACTTCACCCTGCCCTCCAGCGCCGGAGAGCCCGTGACGCTCAGCAGCTACCGGGGCAACCAGACGGTGGTGCTCGTCTTCTACCCGCTGGATTTCAGCCCGGTGTGCAGCATGCAACTGCCCGAATACTCCGGGCGGCAGGATGACTTTACCGAGGCGGGGGCGGTGGTGCTGGGCATCAACCGCGACAGCGTGCACGCGCACCGTGCCTGGGCCGCTGAGTACGGCATTGAAGTGCCGCTGCTCTCGGACATGAATCTGAACGTGGCCCGGCAGTACGGGGTCAGCATCGACGACCGCGGCGTCAGCGGACGCGCCATTTTTCTGATCGACCGGAGCGGTGTGGTGCGCTACGAGCATCTGGAGGCCGAGACCGGC
The nucleotide sequence above comes from Deinococcus aerophilus. Encoded proteins:
- a CDS encoding peroxiredoxin — translated: MSLVGQPAPDFTLPSSAGEPVTLSSYRGNQTVVLVFYPLDFSPVCSMQLPEYSGRQDDFTEAGAVVLGINRDSVHAHRAWAAEYGIEVPLLSDMNLNVARQYGVSIDDRGVSGRAIFLIDRSGVVRYEHLEAETGQYTVRPETVLAKIREL